From a single Hymenobacter sp. YIM 151500-1 genomic region:
- a CDS encoding class A beta-lactamase-related serine hydrolase: MTTSLLRLLAAVLALGIWTSEAWAQSGAAWRRQLRQDSVLGPVLRQPAQHRVQILYTRIRRDAQGRPHFRSFRYRVRPREYFYPASAIKLPAAVVALEKLRGLSQQVPGLTPESPLRIDSAAWGQTRVVRDTSSATGRASVAQYVRKLLLVSDNDAYNRLYEFVGPQDLQVSLRRCGLRHTVLRHRLSVGDQDSTARRTNPVAFYADTALTRPLYVQPAATFTGSWPRRRLRGLGIGTAYMKGEQRINEPLDFSQKNVTSLPDLQRVLRAVLFPESLPPRRRFQLAPADYTLLRDYLHRLPRQSRHPRYSPQEFPDNYAKFLLVGSAQPAPLPAGVRIYNKIGQAYGFLIDNAYVADSARRVEFLLSAVVYVNADGVLNDDQYEYNTVGLPFLRRLGQLVYEAELRRAGRFVAQKPVPQRAAGE, from the coding sequence ATGACGACGAGCTTGCTTCGACTTTTGGCCGCGGTGCTGGCGCTTGGAATATGGACCTCAGAGGCCTGGGCCCAATCCGGGGCGGCGTGGCGGCGGCAGCTGCGGCAAGATTCGGTGCTGGGGCCCGTGCTGCGCCAGCCGGCGCAGCATCGGGTGCAGATTCTCTACACCCGCATCCGCCGCGACGCCCAGGGCCGGCCCCACTTTCGTTCTTTCCGCTACCGGGTGCGGCCGCGGGAGTATTTCTACCCGGCCAGCGCCATCAAGCTGCCCGCCGCCGTAGTGGCCCTGGAAAAGCTGCGTGGCCTGAGCCAGCAGGTACCCGGCCTCACGCCGGAGTCGCCGCTGCGGATTGATTCGGCGGCCTGGGGCCAGACGCGCGTGGTGCGCGACACGAGCAGCGCCACCGGCCGCGCCAGCGTGGCGCAGTACGTACGTAAGCTGCTGCTGGTCAGTGATAATGATGCGTATAACCGGTTGTATGAGTTTGTAGGTCCCCAGGACTTACAGGTTAGCCTGCGCCGCTGTGGCCTGCGCCATACCGTGCTGCGCCACCGCCTGTCGGTCGGTGACCAGGATTCTACGGCTCGCCGCACCAATCCGGTAGCTTTCTACGCTGACACTGCCCTCACGCGGCCCTTGTACGTGCAGCCGGCCGCCACCTTCACGGGCTCCTGGCCCCGGCGCCGCTTGCGTGGGCTGGGTATTGGTACGGCGTATATGAAGGGTGAGCAGCGCATCAACGAGCCCCTGGATTTCAGCCAGAAGAATGTTACTTCCCTGCCCGATTTGCAGCGGGTTCTACGGGCGGTGCTGTTTCCGGAGAGCCTGCCGCCGCGCCGCCGCTTCCAGCTGGCCCCGGCCGACTACACCCTACTGCGCGACTACCTGCACCGTCTGCCCCGCCAGAGCCGGCACCCGCGCTACAGCCCCCAGGAGTTTCCCGACAACTACGCCAAGTTTCTGCTGGTAGGCAGCGCCCAGCCCGCACCTCTGCCCGCCGGAGTGCGCATCTACAATAAAATCGGGCAGGCCTACGGCTTCCTCATCGACAACGCCTACGTGGCCGACTCAGCGCGCAGAGTAGAATTTCTGCTCAGCGCCGTGGTGTATGTGAATGCCGACGGCGTGCTCAACGACGACCAGTACGAGTACAACACCGTGGGCCTGCCGTTTCTGCGGCGCCTGGGGCAGCTGGTGTACGAGGCCGAGCTGCGCCGCGCAGGGCGCTTCGTAGCGCAGAAACCCGTTCCGCAACGAGCCGCAGGCGAGTAG
- a CDS encoding M15 family metallopeptidase, with amino-acid sequence MSFTYPGLAVVSSGAEYRRQVAGQPAGELVDLARHIPDLVLDIRYATAQNLLGRPVYELARAYLRRPVAEALARVQAALAGRGLGLCVYDAYRPYHVTVRFYEHVQDETFAAPPWRGSRHNRGASVDVGLVELPSGRPVPLPTDFDELTPAAHARYAQLPAHVLLNRCVLLAAMQAQGFVNYPGEWWHFDHASWASFGLLDLPFEALENPEP; translated from the coding sequence ATGTCTTTCACGTATCCGGGGCTTGCGGTGGTGTCGTCGGGGGCGGAGTACCGGCGGCAGGTGGCGGGGCAGCCGGCGGGTGAGCTGGTTGATTTGGCCCGCCATATTCCGGATCTCGTGCTGGATATTCGCTATGCCACCGCGCAAAACCTGCTGGGCCGGCCCGTGTACGAGCTGGCTCGTGCCTACCTGCGCCGCCCGGTGGCCGAGGCCCTGGCCCGCGTGCAGGCTGCGTTGGCCGGCCGGGGGCTGGGCTTATGCGTGTACGACGCCTACCGCCCCTACCACGTCACGGTGCGCTTCTACGAGCATGTGCAGGACGAAACCTTTGCCGCCCCGCCCTGGCGCGGCTCCCGCCACAACCGGGGCGCCTCCGTCGACGTGGGCCTGGTGGAGCTGCCATCGGGACGCCCGGTGCCTCTGCCCACCGATTTCGACGAGCTGACGCCCGCCGCCCACGCGCGCTATGCTCAGCTGCCGGCGCACGTGCTGCTTAATCGTTGCGTATTATTGGCTGCCATGCAGGCCCAGGGCTTTGTCAACTACCCCGGCGAGTGGTGGCACTTCGACCACGCCAGCTGGGCCAGCTTCGGCTTGCTGGACTTACCGTTTGAAGCCCTGGAAAACCCCGAGCCATAA
- a CDS encoding glycoside hydrolase family 10 protein translates to MPRLFAALCLVLLSEISLLGLPAAVGQSLPPKRELRGVWIATVENIDWPSSRTLTPEQQRREYRRMLDEHQRSGINAVFVQVRPASDAFYQSSLEPWSKWLTGTQGKAPTPLYDPLPFLIEEAHNRGMEFHAWFNPYRASLDSVTRRLAPSHPFRQHPEWFLRYSGKLLYNPGLPEVRHYITRVILDVVRRYDIDGVHFDDYFYPYPEGGQVIHDEAAFAQHNPQSLPLADWRRQNVNQLVQTVHDSIRSAKRWVKFGISPFGVWMNQRSHPEGSATAAFQGYEGLYADAREWLRQGWVDYILPQLYWSSTFKVAAYPTLVEWWARNRFERHLYIGHGAYRMLEKSKADTTWHNPRELPRQIRLNRAFPADVSGSVFFSSKSLLSNPLHTTDSLRQHEFRYPALVPAMPWLDAVPPRPARQLTVTASVRANTLTWQPGPAAPDGDAATYYALYRFPEGQTPTPDDPRHLLALVRPQPSRGLAYVDTTARPGLAYAYYLTALDRLHNESRPVHVRTTGRPAEIIVAQAPAPELPGSDSAPQPAPPARPASRPAPRPAASASSGAATKVKVKTKKKRRGGLFRWLFGR, encoded by the coding sequence ATGCCCCGACTGTTTGCCGCTCTTTGCCTGGTGTTGTTAAGTGAAATAAGCCTGCTGGGGCTGCCAGCGGCCGTGGGCCAGAGCCTCCCGCCCAAGCGGGAGCTGCGGGGCGTGTGGATTGCTACCGTCGAAAACATCGACTGGCCCAGCTCCCGCACGCTTACCCCGGAGCAGCAGCGCCGCGAGTACCGCCGGATGCTGGACGAGCACCAGCGCAGCGGCATCAACGCCGTGTTCGTGCAGGTGCGGCCCGCCTCCGATGCCTTTTACCAGAGCAGCCTGGAGCCCTGGAGCAAGTGGCTCACCGGCACCCAGGGCAAGGCGCCCACCCCGCTCTACGACCCGCTGCCCTTTCTTATTGAAGAAGCCCACAACCGGGGCATGGAGTTTCACGCCTGGTTTAACCCCTACCGCGCCTCCCTCGATTCCGTAACGCGCCGCCTGGCGCCCAGCCACCCGTTTCGGCAGCATCCGGAGTGGTTTCTGCGCTACTCCGGCAAGCTGCTCTACAACCCCGGCCTGCCCGAAGTGCGCCACTACATCACCCGCGTTATCCTGGACGTGGTGCGGCGCTACGACATCGACGGCGTGCACTTCGACGACTACTTCTACCCCTATCCGGAAGGTGGGCAGGTGATTCACGACGAGGCCGCCTTTGCCCAGCACAACCCCCAGAGCCTACCCCTGGCCGACTGGCGCCGCCAGAATGTCAACCAGCTCGTCCAGACCGTGCACGACTCTATCCGCAGCGCCAAACGGTGGGTGAAGTTCGGCATCTCGCCGTTTGGGGTCTGGATGAACCAGCGCAGCCACCCCGAAGGCTCGGCCACCGCGGCCTTCCAGGGCTACGAGGGCCTCTACGCCGACGCCCGCGAGTGGCTGCGCCAGGGTTGGGTCGACTACATCCTGCCTCAGTTGTACTGGAGCAGCACCTTCAAGGTGGCCGCTTACCCTACGCTGGTGGAGTGGTGGGCCCGCAACCGGTTTGAGCGCCACCTCTACATCGGGCACGGGGCCTACCGCATGTTGGAGAAGAGCAAGGCCGATACCACCTGGCACAACCCCCGTGAGCTGCCCCGCCAGATTCGCCTCAACCGCGCCTTCCCGGCCGACGTGAGCGGGAGCGTGTTCTTCAGCTCGAAGTCCCTGCTTTCCAACCCCCTGCACACTACCGACTCCCTGCGCCAGCACGAGTTTCGGTACCCGGCCCTGGTGCCGGCCATGCCCTGGCTTGATGCGGTGCCCCCGCGCCCGGCCCGGCAGCTCACCGTCACGGCCTCGGTGCGGGCCAACACCCTCACCTGGCAGCCCGGTCCCGCCGCCCCCGACGGCGACGCGGCTACCTACTACGCCCTCTACCGCTTCCCGGAAGGCCAGACGCCCACCCCCGACGACCCGCGCCACCTGCTGGCCCTGGTGCGCCCCCAGCCCAGCCGCGGCCTCGCCTACGTGGACACCACCGCCCGCCCCGGCCTAGCCTACGCCTACTACCTCACCGCCCTCGACCGCCTGCACAACGAAAGCCGCCCCGTGCACGTGCGCACCACCGGCCGCCCCGCCGAAATCATTGTAGCCCAGGCCCCCGCGCCCGAACTGCCCGGCTCCGACTCGGCACCCCAGCCCGCGCCGCCCGCCCGCCCCGCGTCACGCCCAGCCCCGCGGCCAGCAGCCAGCGCCAGCAGCGGTGCTGCTACGAAGGTGAAAGTCAAGACCAAGAAGAAGCGCCGCGGCGGCCTGTTCCGGTGGCTGTTTGGGCGGTAG
- a CDS encoding SusD/RagB family nutrient-binding outer membrane lipoprotein produces MKKHILALGLLLGGGLMTSCDSFLDVNDDPNNPVDATANFLLPGAISQAFQQQMLTALTTPYITQYIVRRPPVASTDQFFLTTGNGNNTFNYFYFYSAGNAREVLDAAQKEGSPHYVGAAKIVLAMGLAHLTDMMGDVPYSEAFRGAQNFTPKYDPQEQLYQNISQLLDEGIAEMQKPASANFRPLYITAPSVSGDILYRGNTDRWIRLAKALKARQLHHLTKKSNYVGQVAPQVLQLVSESFQSSADDAQIQFEVAVAPLTGTTNIFGTTRAQFATASTSATFSSNIIKYLNGNAPGATYAGVVDPRFPIIATPISTGTDPGVNGGTPISAATGNATDFYSSWYARDLGYFEIITFHELKFIEAEAALLTGDKARAFRAYREGITAHMRKIGVGGSNAVPAVTFPVISQAQIDAYLASAAVAQTPDQVDLRRILEQKYISMFLNPETWSDLRRHDFDPALYVNLRYPVNANTVLANQADYKNRWPRRLPPALTETQYNPQNVAAVLAAVGAAGTDDYITKPVWWDQR; encoded by the coding sequence ATGAAAAAACATATTCTGGCCCTCGGGCTGCTGCTGGGTGGGGGGCTGATGACGTCCTGCGACAGTTTCCTGGACGTGAACGACGACCCCAACAACCCGGTGGACGCCACCGCGAACTTCCTGCTGCCCGGCGCTATTTCGCAGGCGTTTCAGCAGCAGATGCTTACGGCCCTCACCACACCTTACATCACCCAGTACATTGTGCGGCGCCCGCCCGTAGCCAGCACCGACCAGTTTTTCCTGACCACCGGCAACGGCAACAACACCTTCAACTACTTCTACTTCTACTCGGCCGGCAACGCCCGCGAGGTGCTCGACGCGGCCCAGAAAGAAGGCTCGCCCCACTACGTAGGCGCCGCTAAAATTGTGCTGGCTATGGGCCTGGCCCACCTCACCGACATGATGGGCGACGTGCCCTACTCCGAAGCCTTCCGGGGTGCTCAGAACTTCACGCCCAAGTATGACCCGCAGGAGCAGCTCTACCAGAACATCAGCCAACTGCTCGACGAGGGCATTGCGGAAATGCAGAAGCCGGCCTCGGCCAACTTCCGCCCCCTGTATATCACGGCCCCGAGCGTCAGCGGCGACATTCTGTACCGCGGCAACACTGACCGCTGGATTCGGCTGGCCAAGGCCCTGAAGGCGCGGCAGCTCCACCATCTTACCAAGAAAAGCAACTACGTGGGCCAGGTGGCGCCCCAGGTGCTCCAGCTGGTGAGCGAGAGTTTCCAGTCGTCGGCCGACGACGCGCAGATTCAGTTTGAGGTGGCGGTGGCGCCGCTGACGGGCACCACCAACATCTTCGGCACCACGCGGGCTCAATTTGCCACGGCTTCCACGTCGGCCACGTTCTCTTCGAACATTATCAAGTACCTGAACGGCAACGCGCCCGGCGCCACCTATGCCGGCGTCGTGGACCCGCGCTTTCCCATCATTGCCACGCCCATCAGCACCGGCACCGACCCCGGCGTGAATGGCGGCACGCCCATTTCGGCGGCTACCGGCAATGCCACCGACTTCTACAGCTCCTGGTACGCCCGCGACCTGGGTTACTTCGAGATTATCACCTTCCACGAGCTGAAGTTTATCGAGGCCGAAGCTGCCCTGCTCACCGGCGACAAAGCCCGCGCTTTCCGGGCCTACCGGGAGGGCATCACGGCCCACATGCGTAAGATTGGCGTGGGCGGCTCCAACGCCGTGCCGGCCGTGACTTTCCCCGTCATCAGCCAGGCCCAGATTGATGCCTACCTGGCCAGCGCCGCCGTGGCCCAGACGCCCGACCAGGTGGATCTGCGCCGGATTCTGGAGCAGAAGTACATTTCGATGTTCCTGAACCCGGAAACGTGGTCCGACCTGCGCCGCCACGACTTCGACCCGGCCTTGTACGTGAACCTGCGCTACCCGGTGAATGCCAACACGGTGCTGGCTAATCAGGCTGACTACAAAAACCGCTGGCCCCGCCGCCTGCCCCCGGCCCTGACCGAGACGCAGTACAACCCGCAGAACGTGGCCGCCGTGCTGGCCGCGGTGGGCGCCGCGGGCACCGACGACTACATCACCAAGCCCGTGTGGTGGGACCAGCGCTAA